A single Streptomyces sp. 2114.4 DNA region contains:
- a CDS encoding transcriptional regulator — protein MGTREPNRHLERLYRQTGWTLRQFVQAVNRIGTERGTPLKYREPSAHQWCQGHLPKEQARPLIVEALARKLGRPVTHAEAGFPAPVKSSDAAPGTVEGLIDLGRGDMDPSRRSVLGIGLFSVALTVPNWPDVVGRMEAIQGGRNPRIGMPEVETVTAMTERISELDDQFGGRHARPMAAAFLVNTVAPYLRAEAPESVRKAMLSAASDLCYLTGYMAVDEGVEGLGQKYYLKALELAGASEDHLTYCTTLRGMSVQAVDLGHGREAMRLADAAAGASPLAGPRMLAFLAGQQAHAAAQTGDSHKALAHLKEAEISMEKAEARAKAFGSYDPSALHYHISHVRHELGDLPGAVAAMRESDRLCYDIYRRSRVKERATLAEFQLEVGHLEAACATWNEALDEYPLVQSGRVDRRMGKMFHLIRPHLKNHAARELHERARLVVPASLMA, from the coding sequence GTGGGCACTCGGGAACCGAACCGGCACCTTGAACGGCTCTACCGGCAGACCGGCTGGACGCTGCGGCAGTTCGTCCAGGCCGTGAACCGCATCGGCACCGAGCGGGGAACCCCGCTCAAGTACCGCGAGCCGTCGGCCCATCAGTGGTGTCAGGGTCACCTGCCGAAGGAGCAGGCCAGACCGCTGATCGTGGAGGCCCTGGCGCGGAAGCTGGGACGTCCGGTCACGCATGCGGAGGCCGGCTTCCCGGCACCGGTCAAGAGCTCCGATGCTGCTCCCGGCACGGTGGAAGGGCTGATCGATCTCGGGAGGGGAGACATGGACCCCTCACGCCGCAGCGTTCTCGGTATAGGGCTCTTTTCCGTTGCGCTGACCGTGCCCAATTGGCCGGATGTGGTGGGACGGATGGAAGCCATTCAAGGCGGCCGAAATCCGCGCATCGGCATGCCGGAAGTGGAAACGGTCACCGCCATGACCGAACGGATCTCGGAACTCGACGACCAATTCGGCGGACGTCACGCTCGCCCCATGGCTGCGGCTTTCCTCGTCAATACGGTGGCTCCGTACCTGCGGGCCGAGGCGCCGGAATCGGTGCGCAAGGCAATGCTGTCGGCAGCCTCCGACCTGTGCTATCTCACCGGATACATGGCGGTGGATGAGGGGGTGGAGGGGCTGGGGCAGAAGTATTACCTGAAGGCATTGGAACTGGCCGGAGCCTCTGAGGACCACCTCACGTATTGCACGACACTGCGGGGTATGAGTGTGCAGGCAGTTGACCTGGGGCACGGTCGTGAAGCCATGCGACTGGCCGATGCCGCTGCCGGCGCCTCTCCGCTAGCGGGCCCGCGTATGCTCGCCTTCCTTGCGGGCCAGCAGGCACATGCCGCTGCGCAAACAGGAGACAGCCATAAGGCTCTGGCACATCTCAAAGAGGCCGAAATCTCCATGGAAAAGGCCGAGGCGCGAGCGAAAGCCTTCGGATCCTATGACCCCTCAGCTCTGCATTACCACATCAGCCATGTTCGCCACGAGCTGGGAGACCTTCCCGGAGCCGTTGCGGCGATGCGGGAATCGGACAGGTTGTGCTACGACATCTACCGCCGGTCCCGGGTGAAGGAACGGGCCACACTCGCCGAGTTCCAACTTGAGGTGGGGCACCTGGAAGCGGCTTGTGCGACATGGAATGAAGCGCTGGACGAATATCCTCTGGTGCAAAGCGGGAGGGTCGACCGGCGCATGGGGAAGATGTTCCACCTCATCCGCCCCCACCTCAAGAACCACGCCGCCCGGGAACTCCACGAACGTGCCCGGCTCGTGGTTCCAGCATCGCTCATGGCCTAG
- the trpS gene encoding tryptophan--tRNA ligase, with translation MQSSPRVLSGIQPTAGSFHLGNYLGAVRQWVALQESHDAFYMVVDLHAITVPQDPAELRRNTRIAAAQLLAAGLDPERCTLFVQSHVPEHAQLGWVMNCLTGFGEASRMTQFKDKAAKQGADRTSVGLFTYPILQIADILLYQAHQVPVGEDQRQHIELTRDLAERFNGRYGETFTMPAPYILKETAKIYDLQDPSAKMSKSAASAKGLINLLDEPKVSAKKVKSAVTDTDTVIRYDAETKPGVSNLLTIYSTLTGTTIPELEQKYEGKMYGALKTDLAEVMVEFVTPFRDRTQEYLDDPETLDSILAKGAEKARAVAAETLATAYDRLGLLPAKH, from the coding sequence ATGCAGAGTTCTCCGCGTGTGCTCTCCGGTATCCAGCCCACCGCCGGCTCCTTCCACCTCGGCAACTACCTCGGTGCCGTGCGCCAGTGGGTGGCGCTGCAGGAGTCCCACGACGCCTTCTACATGGTGGTCGACCTGCATGCGATCACCGTCCCCCAGGACCCGGCCGAGCTGCGCCGCAACACCCGGATCGCGGCGGCCCAGCTGCTGGCCGCCGGCCTCGACCCGGAGCGCTGCACGCTCTTCGTCCAGAGCCATGTGCCCGAACACGCCCAGCTGGGCTGGGTGATGAACTGCCTCACCGGCTTCGGCGAGGCCTCGCGGATGACGCAGTTCAAGGACAAGGCCGCCAAGCAGGGCGCCGACCGCACCTCCGTCGGCCTGTTCACGTACCCGATCCTGCAGATCGCCGACATCCTGCTCTACCAGGCCCACCAGGTCCCGGTCGGCGAGGACCAGCGCCAGCACATCGAGCTGACCCGCGACCTCGCCGAGCGCTTCAACGGCCGCTACGGCGAGACGTTCACGATGCCGGCGCCGTACATCCTCAAGGAGACGGCCAAGATCTACGACCTCCAGGACCCGTCGGCCAAGATGAGCAAGTCGGCCGCCAGCGCCAAGGGCCTGATCAACCTCCTCGACGAGCCGAAGGTCTCCGCGAAGAAGGTCAAGAGCGCGGTCACCGACACCGACACCGTGATCCGCTACGACGCGGAGACCAAGCCCGGTGTCTCCAACCTCCTCACCATCTACTCCACCCTCACCGGCACCACGATCCCGGAGCTGGAGCAGAAGTACGAGGGCAAGATGTACGGCGCTCTCAAGACCGATCTCGCCGAGGTGATGGTCGAATTCGTCACACCGTTCCGGGACCGTACGCAGGAATATCTGGACGACCCCGAGACGCTGGACTCGATCCTGGCCAAGGGGGCGGAGAAGGCTCGCGCGGTGGCCGCCGAAACCCTCGCCACCGCCTATGACCGGCTCGGATTGCTGCCGGCCAAGCACTGA
- a CDS encoding YihY/virulence factor BrkB family protein: MDWLSKLPVIGPAVTWLMTTHLWRAYERMLRVHWTRLAAAITFTSFVALFPLLTVAAAIGTALLSDERVHHLEGKIAEQLPGISGQLDIAALVDNATTIGLVAGAALLLTGIGWVDSLRDCLRAVWEKDNEKTNFFLGKLRDGVLLFGVGGVAVLSLACSTFASAAVGKVAEAIGLAEGGVGSVLLSVAGFVIAVLADFLLLAYILTRLPGVHPPRRAVVVAGLLGAIGFELLKLLLSGYLQGVASRSMYGAFGTPVALLLWINFTAKLLVYCASWTATEGEQRAEAEDLKTPDGPAGRERPEGQDRPRAA; the protein is encoded by the coding sequence ATGGACTGGTTGAGCAAACTGCCGGTGATCGGACCGGCCGTCACCTGGCTGATGACCACGCACCTCTGGCGTGCCTATGAGCGGATGCTCCGGGTGCACTGGACCCGGCTCGCCGCCGCGATCACCTTCACCAGCTTCGTCGCGCTCTTCCCGCTGCTCACCGTCGCCGCCGCGATCGGCACCGCGCTGCTCAGCGACGAGCGGGTGCACCATCTGGAGGGCAAGATCGCCGAGCAGCTGCCCGGTATCTCGGGGCAGCTCGACATCGCCGCACTCGTCGACAACGCCACCACCATCGGCCTGGTCGCCGGTGCCGCGCTGCTGCTCACCGGCATCGGCTGGGTCGATTCGCTGCGCGACTGCCTGCGCGCCGTATGGGAGAAGGACAACGAGAAGACCAACTTCTTCCTCGGCAAGCTCCGGGACGGCGTCCTGCTGTTCGGCGTCGGCGGCGTCGCCGTGCTCTCCCTGGCCTGCTCGACCTTCGCGTCCGCCGCGGTGGGCAAGGTGGCCGAGGCGATCGGCCTTGCGGAAGGCGGCGTGGGCAGCGTCCTGCTCTCGGTCGCCGGCTTCGTCATCGCCGTCCTCGCGGACTTCCTGCTGCTGGCCTACATACTGACCAGGCTCCCCGGCGTCCATCCGCCGCGCCGCGCCGTCGTGGTCGCCGGTCTCCTCGGCGCGATCGGCTTCGAACTGCTGAAGCTGCTGCTCAGCGGCTATCTCCAGGGCGTCGCCTCCCGGAGCATGTACGGCGCCTTCGGCACCCCGGTCGCGCTGCTGCTGTGGATCAACTTCACCGCGAAGCTGCTGGTGTACTGCGCTTCGTGGACGGCCACGGAGGGGGAGCAGCGCGCGGAAGCCGAAGACCTCAAGACGCCCGACGGGCCGGCGGGGCGGGAGCGGCCGGAGGGACAGGACCGCCCCCGGGCGGCCTGA
- a CDS encoding nuclear transport factor 2 family protein: MSRTEIDLVTAEFFGAFDNRGGKSADVARIRRLVLPAGVIIMTGPEFTVYTVDEFIEPRQRLLSDGRLVEFSEWETSGRTEIAGDIASRFCAYRKSGILDGDPFEGGGTKTIQFVRTPEGWRIAAVAWYDEP; encoded by the coding sequence ATGTCCAGGACCGAGATCGACTTGGTAACAGCTGAGTTCTTCGGCGCCTTTGACAACCGGGGCGGCAAGAGTGCCGACGTGGCACGAATCCGTCGGCTGGTTCTTCCCGCGGGCGTGATCATCATGACCGGCCCAGAGTTCACCGTCTACACCGTGGACGAGTTCATCGAGCCTCGCCAACGGCTGCTGAGCGACGGCCGGCTGGTTGAGTTCTCCGAGTGGGAGACGTCCGGACGAACCGAGATCGCAGGCGATATCGCGTCGCGGTTCTGTGCGTACCGCAAGTCCGGGATCTTGGACGGTGACCCGTTCGAGGGCGGCGGGACCAAGACCATCCAGTTCGTCCGCACCCCAGAGGGCTGGCGCATCGCGGCTGTCGCCTGGTACGACGAGCCCTGA
- a CDS encoding 2'-5' RNA ligase family protein, whose translation MGTVTLGVSIAVPEPYGSFLQRKRADFGDLAAPGIPTHITLLPPTEVSADALPGIERHLAEVAAGCRSFPLRLEGTGTFRPLSPVVYVKVTEGVTDCTALQARIRAASGPCARELQFPYHPHVTVAHGIDEAAMDRAQAGLRDFCATWTIGGFALYEQGPDAVWRLEREYPFGPRTAAVPRQAADLSRPPAASC comes from the coding sequence GTGGGGACCGTAACGCTGGGCGTTTCGATCGCGGTCCCGGAGCCGTACGGCAGCTTCCTCCAGAGGAAGCGCGCGGACTTCGGGGACCTGGCCGCACCCGGCATCCCCACGCACATCACCCTCCTCCCGCCGACGGAGGTCAGCGCCGACGCGCTGCCCGGCATCGAACGCCACCTCGCCGAGGTCGCGGCCGGCTGCCGCTCCTTCCCGCTGCGCCTGGAAGGCACCGGCACCTTCCGGCCGCTCTCCCCGGTCGTCTACGTCAAGGTCACCGAGGGCGTGACGGACTGCACCGCCCTCCAGGCCCGGATCCGCGCCGCGTCCGGTCCTTGCGCACGCGAGCTGCAGTTCCCGTACCACCCGCATGTGACCGTCGCCCACGGCATCGACGAAGCGGCCATGGACCGCGCCCAGGCCGGGCTCAGGGACTTCTGCGCCACCTGGACGATCGGCGGCTTCGCGCTCTACGAGCAGGGCCCGGACGCGGTGTGGCGGCTGGAGCGGGAGTACCCCTTCGGGCCGCGGACGGCCGCGGTCCCGCGCCAGGCCGCCGATCTCTCCCGGCCGCCGGCCGCCTCCTGCTGA
- the glyA gene encoding serine hydroxymethyltransferase, giving the protein MSQAPVSQPTPQSLTPQSLPHPALSAADPELAALVGAEEQLQADTLRLIPSENYVSAAVLEATGTVLQNKYSEGYAGRRYYEGQQNIDRVETLAVERAKAVFGVEHANVQPYSGSPANLAAYLAFAEPGDTVLGMALPMGGHLTHGWGVSATGSWFRGVQYGVRPDTALIDFDEVRDLARKERPKIIFCGGTAVPRTIDFAAFGEIAREVDAVLVADIAHIAGLIAGGAHPSPVPHADVISTTTHKTLRGPRGAMLMSRASHAKAVDKAVFPGLQGGPHNHTTAAIAVALREAAAPSFRDYAHAVVANAKALAEALLARGYDLVSGGTDNHLVLIDLTSKEVPGKVAAKALDRAGIVVNYNTVPFDPRKPFDPSGIRIGTPSLTSRGLGTDRMPLVAEWIDRSVQAAAKGDEQALAVIRTEVAELMAAYPAPGLATA; this is encoded by the coding sequence ATGTCGCAGGCCCCCGTGTCACAGCCCACCCCGCAGTCCCTCACTCCGCAGTCCCTTCCGCATCCCGCGCTGAGCGCCGCCGACCCCGAACTGGCCGCGCTGGTCGGCGCCGAGGAGCAGCTGCAGGCCGACACCCTGCGGCTGATCCCCAGCGAGAACTACGTCTCCGCCGCCGTCCTGGAAGCCACCGGCACCGTCCTGCAGAACAAGTACAGCGAGGGGTACGCGGGCCGTCGCTACTACGAAGGCCAGCAGAACATCGACCGGGTCGAGACGCTGGCCGTCGAGCGGGCCAAGGCCGTCTTCGGCGTGGAGCACGCCAACGTCCAGCCGTACTCCGGCTCGCCCGCCAACCTCGCCGCCTACCTCGCCTTCGCCGAGCCCGGCGACACCGTGCTGGGCATGGCGCTGCCGATGGGCGGTCACCTCACGCACGGCTGGGGGGTGTCGGCCACCGGCAGCTGGTTCCGCGGCGTCCAGTACGGCGTACGCCCCGACACCGCGCTGATCGACTTCGACGAGGTGCGCGACCTCGCCCGCAAGGAACGCCCGAAGATCATCTTCTGTGGCGGTACCGCCGTCCCGCGCACCATCGACTTCGCCGCGTTCGGCGAGATCGCCCGGGAGGTCGACGCCGTCCTCGTCGCCGATATCGCCCATATCGCCGGTCTGATCGCGGGCGGCGCCCACCCCTCGCCCGTACCGCACGCGGATGTCATCTCCACCACCACCCACAAGACCCTGCGCGGGCCGCGCGGCGCCATGCTGATGTCCCGGGCGAGCCATGCCAAGGCGGTCGACAAGGCCGTCTTCCCCGGTCTGCAGGGCGGTCCGCACAACCACACCACCGCCGCCATCGCGGTCGCCCTGCGCGAGGCGGCCGCCCCGTCCTTCCGTGACTACGCCCATGCCGTCGTCGCCAACGCCAAGGCGCTCGCCGAGGCGCTGCTGGCCCGCGGCTACGACCTGGTCTCCGGCGGCACCGACAACCACCTGGTGCTGATCGACCTCACGTCGAAGGAGGTGCCGGGCAAGGTCGCCGCGAAGGCGCTGGACCGGGCCGGCATCGTCGTCAACTACAACACCGTCCCCTTCGACCCCCGCAAGCCCTTCGACCCCTCCGGCATCCGCATCGGCACCCCGTCCCTCACCTCCCGCGGGCTGGGGACGGACCGGATGCCGCTGGTCGCCGAGTGGATCGACCGCAGCGTCCAGGCCGCGGCGAAGGGCGACGAACAGGCGCTGGCGGTGATCCGTACGGAGGTCGCGGAGCTCATGGCGGCCTACCCGGCGCCGGGGCTCGCCACGGCCTGA
- a CDS encoding cytochrome P450 — MTDARPAPPADTRRPASPADTHRPVPPPGATPPPRSDGAPHPLAPGGAGRAAADALLRAAGAVVPVLLPGEVPAVAVTRHEVLREVLAHPEVAKDACHFAALHDGTVPPGWPLTTFATVDGMITADGADHRRLRGPVTKVFTGRRVAALRPRVVELTAGLLDGLPGAAAADGTVDLRRHFAYPLPMSVICELLGVDAALRDRLHELSNLIVSTADGTQAAHREIIAILTRVAEARRADPGDDLTSALLAAQEEDGDRLSDRELVGTLLLMIIAGHETTLNLITNAVRALCTDRGQLELVRDGRATWDDVVEETLRYDSPVAHFPFRYPVRDLEIGGTVVPRGTPMLASYSAAGRDPDAYGPDADRFDVTRRPAARHLSFGHGPHYCPGAPLARLEATVALEALFTRYPALDLAVPDAELPPHPSFVGNSTHVLPVRLTG, encoded by the coding sequence ATGACCGACGCCCGTCCCGCACCGCCGGCCGACACCCGCCGTCCCGCGTCCCCGGCCGATACGCACCGTCCCGTGCCCCCGCCCGGCGCCACCCCTCCCCCGCGCTCCGACGGCGCGCCGCATCCGCTCGCCCCCGGTGGCGCCGGCCGGGCCGCGGCCGATGCGCTGCTGCGGGCGGCCGGAGCGGTGGTCCCCGTCCTGCTGCCCGGGGAGGTGCCCGCCGTCGCCGTCACCCGTCACGAGGTGCTGCGCGAGGTCCTTGCGCACCCCGAAGTCGCCAAGGACGCCTGCCACTTCGCCGCCCTGCACGACGGCACCGTGCCGCCCGGCTGGCCGCTGACCACCTTCGCCACCGTCGACGGGATGATCACGGCCGACGGGGCCGATCACCGGCGGCTGCGCGGTCCGGTGACCAAGGTGTTCACCGGGCGGCGGGTGGCGGCGCTGCGGCCCCGGGTGGTGGAGCTGACGGCCGGGCTGCTGGACGGGCTGCCGGGGGCCGCCGCGGCCGACGGCACGGTGGATCTGCGCCGGCACTTCGCCTATCCCCTGCCGATGAGCGTGATCTGTGAACTGCTGGGCGTGGACGCCGCGTTGCGCGACCGGCTGCACGAGCTGTCGAACCTGATCGTGAGCACGGCGGACGGGACCCAGGCCGCCCACCGCGAGATCATCGCCATCCTCACCCGGGTCGCCGAGGCCCGGCGGGCGGACCCGGGCGACGATCTGACCAGCGCGCTGCTCGCCGCCCAGGAGGAGGACGGCGACCGGCTGAGCGACCGGGAACTGGTCGGCACCCTGCTGCTGATGATCATTGCCGGGCACGAGACCACGCTCAACCTGATCACCAACGCGGTGCGGGCCCTGTGCACCGACCGCGGACAGCTGGAGCTGGTGCGCGACGGGCGGGCCACCTGGGACGACGTGGTCGAGGAGACGCTGCGCTACGACAGTCCGGTCGCCCACTTCCCGTTCCGCTACCCGGTCCGGGACCTGGAGATCGGCGGCACGGTCGTCCCCCGTGGCACACCGATGCTGGCCTCCTACTCCGCGGCCGGCCGGGATCCGGACGCCTACGGCCCCGACGCGGACCGGTTCGACGTCACCCGGCGGCCCGCCGCCCGGCACCTCTCCTTCGGCCACGGTCCGCACTACTGTCCGGGCGCGCCGCTGGCCCGGCTGGAGGCGACCGTCGCCCTGGAGGCGCTGTTCACCCGCTATCCGGCACTGGACCTCGCCGTCCCGGACGCGGAGCTGCCGCCGCACCCGAGCTTCGTCGGCAACAGCACCCACGTCCTGCCGGTCCGGCTCACCGGCTGA
- a CDS encoding D-alanyl-D-alanine carboxypeptidase family protein: MGSGSIRRSAGALFRGVLSAPRAKAGTFTDVPTTFCASTASLASPASLASTDPTAPSSSAAPAASAALTASAAPAAAGHAGRAARHGFPLRTAAALAASGLLASPLLAGTAHADPKAPAPPSAMSQIGGGRLGTPGVQVALKPGAPKLPGPDALTARSWIVSDAVSGKVLAAKNPHWRLAPASTLKMLFADTVMPKFPKNQKHTVKPADLAGMGAGSSLVGIKENLSYTVHDLWLGVFLRSGNDAVHTLSAMNGGTKVTVAQMQQRAKELNAHDTHVVTPDGYDAPGQVSSAYDLSLFAREGLRNADFREYCSTASAQFPGDEGKGGKRATFGIQNTNRLLSGDYDIKPYPGIAGVKNGSTTNAGSTFTGVAHRGDRKLLVTVMNPEKKEHNEAYKEAAKLLDWGFAAADKVDPVGRLVGPRSEDDGTGAVKAKGKDAHKSTQAALNSAGGANGAWTAVGVGSGVLALLGVVAFAVRRRRAHK, from the coding sequence ATGGGCAGCGGCTCCATCCGGCGGTCGGCAGGGGCACTCTTCCGTGGGGTGCTGTCGGCGCCCCGGGCAAAGGCGGGTACGTTCACCGACGTGCCGACGACCTTCTGCGCCTCCACGGCTTCCCTGGCCTCCCCGGCCTCCCTGGCCTCCACCGATCCGACCGCCCCGTCCTCATCGGCTGCCCCGGCCGCATCAGCTGCCCTGACCGCATCGGCCGCCCCGGCCGCGGCCGGCCATGCCGGTCGTGCGGCGCGCCACGGCTTCCCCCTGCGCACCGCCGCCGCGCTGGCCGCCTCCGGGCTGCTGGCCTCCCCGCTGCTGGCCGGCACCGCACACGCCGATCCCAAGGCCCCCGCGCCGCCGTCGGCGATGTCGCAGATCGGCGGGGGCCGGCTGGGCACTCCCGGCGTCCAGGTGGCGCTGAAGCCCGGCGCCCCGAAGCTGCCGGGCCCGGACGCGCTGACCGCCCGCTCGTGGATCGTCTCCGACGCCGTGTCCGGCAAGGTGCTGGCCGCCAAGAACCCGCACTGGCGGCTCGCGCCCGCCAGCACGCTGAAGATGCTGTTCGCCGACACGGTGATGCCGAAGTTCCCCAAGAACCAGAAGCACACGGTCAAGCCCGCCGACCTGGCGGGGATGGGCGCCGGCAGCAGCCTCGTCGGGATAAAGGAGAACCTGAGCTATACGGTCCACGACCTGTGGCTGGGTGTCTTCCTGCGGTCCGGCAACGACGCGGTGCACACGCTCTCCGCCATGAACGGCGGGACGAAGGTCACCGTCGCGCAGATGCAGCAGCGGGCGAAGGAACTGAACGCCCACGACACGCATGTGGTGACCCCGGACGGCTATGACGCGCCGGGCCAGGTCTCCAGCGCGTACGACCTGAGCCTGTTCGCCCGGGAGGGGCTGCGGAACGCCGACTTCCGCGAGTACTGCTCGACGGCCAGTGCGCAGTTCCCCGGTGACGAGGGCAAGGGCGGCAAGCGGGCGACGTTCGGCATCCAGAACACCAACCGGCTGCTCAGCGGCGATTACGACATCAAGCCGTACCCCGGTATCGCGGGGGTGAAGAACGGCTCCACCACCAACGCGGGGTCGACCTTCACCGGCGTTGCCCATCGCGGCGACCGCAAGCTCCTCGTCACGGTCATGAACCCGGAGAAGAAGGAGCACAACGAGGCCTACAAGGAGGCCGCCAAGCTGCTCGACTGGGGCTTTGCGGCGGCCGACAAGGTGGACCCGGTCGGGCGGCTCGTCGGCCCCAGGAGCGAGGACGACGGCACCGGCGCCGTGAAGGCCAAGGGCAAGGACGCGCACAAGAGCACCCAGGCCGCGCTGAACAGCGCCGGTGGTGCGAACGGCGCGTGGACCGCGGTGGGCGTCGGCAGCGGTGTGCTGGCGCTGCTGGGCGTCGTGGCGTTCGCCGTGCGCCGGCGCCGGGCCCATAAGTGA
- the rocD gene encoding ornithine--oxo-acid transaminase yields MTSTERSIAAAEAHSAHNYHPLPVVVATAEGAWVTDVAGRRYLDMLAGYSALNFGHGNRRLLDAARAQLERVTLTSRAFHHDRFGDFCTQLAALCGMELVLPMNTGAEAVETAVKTARKWGYQVKGVPDGHAKIIVADHNFHGRTTTIVSFSTDPEARAGFGPYTPGFEIVPYGDLSALAAALDDHTVAVLLEPIQGEAGVLVPPPGYLAGVRELTRSRNVLFIADEIQSGLGRTGRTFACDHEGVVPDMYVLGKALGGGVVPVSAVVSSREVLGVFAPGEHGSTFGGNPLACAVALEVLAMLRTGEFQQRATELGEHLHGELGLLVGGGAVDAVRGRGLWAGVDINPSRGTGREISERLMARGVLAKDTHGATIRLAPPLVISKEDLDWGLDQLRGVLEE; encoded by the coding sequence GTGACGTCCACGGAACGCAGCATCGCCGCCGCCGAGGCCCACAGCGCGCACAACTACCACCCGCTGCCCGTCGTCGTGGCCACCGCCGAGGGTGCCTGGGTGACGGACGTGGCGGGCCGTCGCTACCTGGACATGCTCGCCGGGTACTCCGCGCTGAACTTCGGGCACGGCAACCGCCGGCTGCTCGACGCGGCCAGGGCCCAGCTGGAACGCGTCACTCTCACCTCCCGCGCCTTCCATCACGACCGGTTCGGCGACTTCTGCACGCAGCTGGCCGCGCTGTGCGGGATGGAGCTGGTGCTCCCCATGAACACCGGCGCCGAGGCGGTCGAGACGGCGGTGAAGACGGCCCGCAAGTGGGGCTACCAGGTCAAGGGCGTCCCGGACGGCCACGCGAAGATCATCGTCGCGGACCACAACTTCCACGGCCGGACGACCACCATCGTCTCCTTCTCCACCGACCCCGAGGCCCGCGCCGGCTTCGGCCCGTACACCCCCGGCTTCGAGATCGTCCCGTACGGCGACCTGTCCGCGCTGGCGGCCGCCCTCGACGACCACACGGTCGCGGTGCTGCTGGAGCCGATCCAGGGCGAGGCGGGGGTGCTGGTGCCGCCGCCGGGCTATCTGGCGGGCGTACGGGAGCTGACCCGCAGCCGGAACGTGCTGTTCATCGCCGATGAGATCCAGTCGGGGCTGGGCCGCACCGGCCGGACCTTCGCCTGTGACCACGAGGGCGTGGTCCCCGACATGTATGTGCTGGGCAAGGCGCTGGGCGGCGGCGTGGTGCCGGTGTCGGCGGTGGTGTCCTCCCGTGAGGTGCTGGGCGTCTTCGCGCCCGGCGAGCACGGCTCGACGTTCGGCGGGAACCCGCTCGCCTGCGCGGTGGCCCTGGAGGTGCTGGCGATGCTGCGGACCGGCGAGTTCCAGCAGCGGGCAACGGAGTTGGGCGAGCATCTGCACGGCGAGCTGGGGCTGCTGGTGGGCGGCGGCGCGGTGGACGCGGTGCGCGGCCGCGGGCTGTGGGCCGGAGTGGACATCAACCCGTCACGCGGCACCGGCCGGGAGATCTCCGAACGGCTGATGGCGCGCGGGGTGCTGGCCAAGGACACCCATGGCGCCACCATCCGGCTCGCCCCGCCGCTGGTGATCAGCAAGGAGGACCTGGACTGGGGGCTGGACCAGCTGCGGGGAGTGCTGGAGGAATGA